One window from the genome of Plasmodium reichenowi strain SY57 chromosome 8, whole genome shotgun sequence encodes:
- a CDS encoding RWD domain-containing protein, putative produces MDYKSEQQSEKESLSLLYECTNEYISLGDNSFKIFIDNKLKKISFYILFEYTEKYPDEAPLYKIVDVKNLSISLIKNVENQIQETIENNLGYSMIYNIVENIRTYLSEDIEEKSMYDEMIERQPKSNKINDSDNSSDDIEKDLDNYENVLELKELCEEKYRVSEEEFEAWRKEFYKDIFLQMKKNNNSENPTGRELFEKEKISILDPEFDEGEPKWCNEELFCDIDLDD; encoded by the exons aTGGACTATAAATCTGAACAACAATCCGAAAAAGAGAGCCTGTCACTCTTATATGAATGCACTAACGAATATATATCTTTGGGTGATAATTCCTTTAAGATATTtatagataataaattgaaaaaaatttccttttatattttattcgAATATACGGAAAAATATCCTGATGAGGCTCCTTTGTATAAAATAGTTGACG TTAAAAATTTATCAATATCCTTAATAAAGAATGTAGAGAATCAAATCCAAGAGACGATAGAAAATAACCTAGGATATAGcatgatatataatatagtGGAAAACATAAGG ACTTATCTCTCTGAAGATATTGAAGAAAAGTCCATGTACGATGAAATGATTGAAAGACAACCCaaatcaaataaaattaatgaCAGTGATAATTCATCAGATGATATTGAAAAAGATTTagataattatgaaaatgtATTGGAGCTAAAAGAATTATGTGAAGAAAAG TATAGAGTAAGTGAAGAAGAATTTGAGGCATGGAGAAAAGAATtttataaagatatatttttacaaatgaaaaaaaataataattcagAAAATCCAACAGGAAGAGAGCTTTTTGAAAAGGAGAAAATTAGTATATTAGATCCTGAATTTGATGAAG GTGAACCAAAGTGGTGTAATGAAGAATTATTTTGTGATATCGATCTAGATGATTAG
- a CDS encoding protein kinase, putative produces MGNTLYSNIGHSTTELDDVYCKYLNKLFNIYNYLFKYEHFFFMNSYALNNFYHVLEGINNNEGHVLIKICKLKSEAPKIKRILYTLKFLFSFDLFPNVLPYNRMSVYENNIYIYRRFIFKNLDHYLSNKINTNNFYYFYIFQIFLSIIQLHSLGIYHGHIKRENVLIQNNMHIFLTDINILNDYLYFIPKIRYEDERKGRLMKLQEDIFNLGILILEILLRDKDVSYFFLNENYAYKNDDNFYSGRRKQSGLTFLKKMETIDEDDKNDVKNYYDSNDYHHNEFYYNMNQHYDYHSDNYYKCNRSNYKEEYTNDENKKNEEYQKKYVHALSLPSIKKKKQIKNEEYKYFNKNQNIKMNIDKYKYYNYHYINNVNYINIYNDIYNNVSPFSSIDYNGENIFYENDSNFFKRQPIKYSNTHNINEQINHDFQKQIKYNDKNINLKKQNKEVTQKKSQGINIYNVTDLFEDHNDDNNKNYHDKNNNHGDKNNNHGDKNNNHDDNNKNYDDNNKNYDDNNKNNDDNNKNYDDNNKNYDDNNKNYDDNNKNYDDDDKNNISNNADIYYNNLHNSNYYNNVYMKKIPKKTKKNDHKDPNMVPYKIWKVVNQVKNPLIIYSLINHFFSYKNNNKNILKIFNYWSYYIFPSTYKYIFFPLSILQLHPLFKNSDFFILLLHFNLPFILFHLDLFSNKEQDKYILLNMLNRRNYKSGYVSTAKGSGPAYEKSYNDDDDDIDDDNNNYNNNYNNNNNYNYNNNYHYDDYWNNVRNNHHICTYLGRLNYYFNIVRTHTTSINKHQMKTYIMNTNINNQIKKQILKQWYSYKKEKKQEYAQYVVNNKNNVHHNIYIHKKSNNNNNNNNNKRSYHSLSYFPFPILSYKNVHAFYKKFLNFYKFLYYSIFYEYKSYMDVFKCMEYYKREIYSPLFNDFYYKQDRKKKETSMMNGMPMKKDPGNERITCANNIQSNKIHLKKKGKKETCNYINNNKERNNNEEHNNNKERNNNKERNNNKERNNNKERNNNNKHNNHKHNNQRANENVVRWQFNEDIGQLINIIICCYNSLTYNFVKMLTIEIIYCIILHISENRLNNELISFLLYCFNKENEKIKIMVIKCFYKIINNSMNNRTNMQLYIEKFLPKYYLLKNQDIYEKYYYSKYLPLFSYITIQYIYNESLLKNNITKQKKNTLSQIPYMEILNDIKTEIQFILNTQQNYYEILFEFYNHIFPFCKIMNKKWVKIHILPYLLTNIYKSKNNFIKASCAKVTLKIVFYINQKKVYHIFLQYLKKLLFSQNEQIIEFLLCELNHILKKTCQKYKQEEKKYKKFWIFLKKIQLDHLYIHPSIIIQQLVDKIKNKLKNIQYKTTNKNNKMIFM; encoded by the exons ATGGGTAATACTTTGTATAGCAATATAGGACACAGTACAACAGAACTGGATGATGTatattgtaaatatttaaacaaattatttaacatatataattatctatttaaatatgagcatttcttttttatgaatTCATATGCCCTCAACAATTTCTATCATGTTCTGGAG GGTATTAATAACAATGAGGGTCatgttttaataaaaatttgtaAATTAAAATCCGAAGCTCCCAAAATAAAgagaatattatatactctaaaatttcttttctcTTTTGATCTCTTTCCAAATGt aTTACCTTATAACCGCATGAGTgtttatgaaaataatatttatatttacagaagatttatattcaaaaaTTTAGATCACTATTTATCTAATAAGATAAATACaaacaatttttattatttttatatatttcaaatatttCTCTCTATAATACAACTTCATTCCTTGGGAATATATCATGGACATataaaaagagaaaatGTGCTTATACAAAACAATATGcacatttttttaacagATATCAATATACTGAACGactatttatattttataccCAAAATAAG ATATGAAGATGAAAGAAAAGGACGCTTGATGAAATTGCAGGAAGATATTTTTAACCTAGGGATACTAATCTTAGAGATATTATTAAGGGACAAGGATgtttcttatttttttttaaatgaaaattatgcatataagaatgatgataatttttACAGTGGAAGGAGGAAACAGAGCGGTTTGACgtttttaaagaaaatggAAACCATAGATGAAGATGATAAGAATGATgtaaagaattattatgatagtaatgattatcatcataatgagttttattataatatgaatcaacattatgattatcatagtgataattattataaatgtaatagatctaattataaagaagagtatacaaatgatgaaaataaaaaaaatgaggaataccaaaaaaaatatgtacatgCATTATCTTTACCTTCcattaagaaaaaaaaacaaatcaaaaatgaagaatataaatattttaataaaaaccaaaatataaaaatgaatatagataaatataaatattataattatcattatataaacaatgttaactatattaatatatataatgatatatataataatgttagTCCTTTTTCATCTATTGATTATAATGgagaaaatattttttatgaaaatgattcgaacttttttaaaagacAACCTATCAAATATTCTAATAcacataatattaatgaacaaataaatCATGATTTTCAGAAACAAAtcaaatataatgataagaatataaatcTGAAAAAGCAAAATAAAGAGGTAACACAAAAAAAGTCACAAGggataaatatttataatgtCACAGATTTGTTTGAGGATCATAAcgatgataataataaaaattaccatgataaaaataataatcatggtgataaaaataataatcatggtgataaaaataataatcatgatgataataataaaaattacgatgataataataaaaattacgatgataataataaaaataatgatgataataataaaaattacgatgataataataaaaattatgatgataataataaaaattacgatgataataataaaaattatgatgatgatgataaaaataatattagcAACAATGctgatatatattataataatttacataattccaattattataataatgtttatatgaaaaaaataccAAAGAAGaccaaaaaaaatgatCATAAAGATCCTAATATGGTACCATATAAAATTTGGAAAGTTGTAAATCAAGTAAAAAACCCTTTAATTATCTATTCTCTTAttaatcattttttttcttataaaaataataataaaaatatattaaaaatatttaattattggtcatattatatattcccAAGCACATACAAATACATCTTCTTTCCTTTATCCATATTACAATTACATCCACTATTTAAGAATTCAgacttttttatattattattacattttaatttaccatttattttatttcatctAGACTTATTTTCTAACAAGGAAcaagataaatatattttattaaatatgcTTAACAGGAGGAATTACAAATCTGGTTATGTATCCACAGCGAAAGGATCTGGTCCAGCATATGAAAAAAgttataatgatgatgatgatgacattgatgatgataataataattataataataattataataataataataattataattataataataattaccATTATGATGATTATTGGAATAATGTTCGTAATAATCATCACATTTGTACATATTTGGGAAGGTTAAATTATTACTTCAATATTGTGCGTACACACACAACAAGTATAAACAAACACCAAATGAAGacatatattatgaatacaaatataaataatcaaataaaaaagcAAATATTGAAACAGTGGTATTCTTAcaagaaagaaaaaaaacagGAATATGCACAATATGTcgtaaataataaaaataatgtacaccataatatatatattcataagaaaagtaataataataataataataataataataaaagaagtTATCATTCACTTAGCTATTTCCCTTTTCCTATTTTGTCATATAAAAACGTGCATgcattttataaaaaatttttaaacttttacaaatttttgtattattcaattttttatgaatacAAAAGTTATATGGACGTTTTTAAGTGCATGGAATATTACAAAAGGGAAATCTATAGCCCCCTATTTAACgatttttattataaacaagataggaaaaaaaaagagacAAGCATGATGAATGGTATGCCTATGAAGAAGGATCCTGGCAATGAAAGAATTACATGTGCGAATAATATAcaatcaaataaaatacatttaaaaaaaaaaggaaaaaaggaaacatgtaattatattaataataataaggaacgtaataataatgaggaacataataataataaggaacgtaataataataaggaacgtaataataataaggaacgtaataataataaggaacgtaataataataataaacataataatcataaacataataatcAAAGAGCTAATGAAAATGTCGTAAGATGGCAATTCAACGAAGATATAGGCcaattaataaatattattatatgttgTTATAATTCCTTAACATACAATTTTGTTAAGATGTTAACTATcgaaataatatattgtataataCTTCATATATCTGAAAATAgattaaataatgaattaatatcttttttattatattgttttaataaagaaaatgagaaaataaagattatggttataaaatgtttttataaaattataaacaaTTCAATGAATAATAGAACTAATATgcaattatatatagagaAATTCCTACctaaatattatttgttaaaaaatcaagatatatatgaaaaatactattattcaaaatatttacctcttttttcttatattactattcaatatatatataatgaaagtttattaaaaaacaatataacaaaacaaaaaaaaaatacattatCCCAAATACCATATATggaaatattaaatgatataaaaacaGAAATACAGTTTATTCTTAACACTcaacaaaattattatgaaattttatttgaattctataatcatatatttccattttgtaaaattatgaacaaaaaatgggttaaaattcatattctcccatatttattaacaaatatttataaaagcaaaaacaattttataaaagCTAGTTGCGCAAAAGTTACCTtaaaaattgttttttatattaaccaaaaaaaagtatatcatattttcttacaatatttaaagaaattattattttctcAAAATGAACAAATCATTGAATTCCTTTTATGTGAACTTAATcacatattaaaaaaaacatgccaaaaatataaacaagaagagaaaaaatacaaaaaattctggatttttttaaagaaaattcAACTTGATCACTTATATATTCATCCGTCTATAATCATACAACAATTAGTTgacaaaataaaaaataaattaaaaaatatacagTATAAAACCacaaacaaaaataataaaatgatatttatgtaa